One region of Bacteroidota bacterium genomic DNA includes:
- a CDS encoding GPW/gp25 family protein, whose protein sequence is MKNYLTQPINFAGLTKGEEQSTCGLHQSIAQRIHLLLVTNLGEFRVDPTFGCIIWEHDFENMSNLNLWKDKMMRSVKEGLEKFEKRLFNCQVNIELSQQEFDGGEALRRIKRRVDIKVNAKIKKTNEAFLFEETLLISPVWLD, encoded by the coding sequence ATGAAAAATTACCTGACACAACCTATTAATTTTGCCGGACTGACAAAAGGCGAAGAGCAGAGTACCTGTGGCTTGCATCAATCCATTGCGCAAAGAATCCACCTTTTGCTTGTAACCAATCTTGGTGAATTCAGAGTCGATCCGACCTTTGGATGCATCATTTGGGAGCATGATTTTGAAAATATGTCGAATCTCAATTTGTGGAAAGACAAAATGATGCGTTCTGTAAAGGAAGGTCTCGAGAAATTTGAAAAACGATTGTTTAATTGTCAGGTGAATATTGAATTGAGTCAGCAAGAATTTGATGGAGGAGAGGCATTAAGAAGAATAAAAAGAAGAGTGGACATTAAGGTGAATGCAAAGATCAAAAAAACAAATGAAGCATTTTTATTTGAAGAGACATTACTGATTAGTCCTGTTTGGCTGGATTAA